One genomic region from Streptomyces sp. NBC_00582 encodes:
- a CDS encoding GtrA family protein, whose translation MAHGSSGQGRLRAVARELVKFGAVGGAGVLVNLGVFNLVRHLTDLQVVRASVIATVVSIVFNYIGFRYFTYRDRDKSGRTKELTLFLLFSAVGLVIENGLLFAATYGFGWDSPLQSNVFKFVGIGIATLFRFWSYRTWVFRALPAKEAVASAESFLTEESLIGEQSRKPKPRQRVG comes from the coding sequence ATGGCGCATGGTTCCTCGGGGCAAGGACGGCTGCGGGCTGTGGCCCGTGAGCTGGTCAAATTCGGGGCTGTGGGCGGTGCCGGGGTGCTGGTGAACCTCGGGGTGTTCAACCTCGTACGGCACCTCACGGATCTGCAGGTGGTGCGCGCCAGTGTCATCGCGACCGTCGTGTCCATCGTCTTCAACTACATCGGGTTCCGGTACTTCACCTACCGTGACCGCGACAAGAGCGGGCGTACGAAGGAACTGACGCTGTTCCTGCTATTCAGCGCGGTCGGGCTGGTCATCGAGAACGGGTTGCTGTTCGCGGCGACGTACGGCTTCGGGTGGGACAGTCCGCTGCAGAGCAACGTGTTCAAGTTCGTCGGCATCGGGATCGCGACGTTGTTCCGCTTCTGGTCGTACCGCACCTGGGTCTTCCGCGCCCTCCCGGCGAAGGAGGCGGTGGCCAGCGCCGAGTCCTTCCTGACGGAGGAGTCCCTGATCGGCGAACAGTCCCGCAAACCGAAACCACGACAGCGGGTGGGCTGA
- a CDS encoding response regulator transcription factor, which translates to MTRVLLAEDDASISEPLARALRREGYEVEVREDGPTALDAGMQGGVDLVVLDLGLPGMDGLEVARRLRSEGHAVPILILTARADEVDTVVGLDAGADDYVTKPFRLAELLARVRALLRRGAAEPAQPPATHGVRIDVESHRAWMGDEELQLTAKEFDLLRVLVRDAGRVVTRDQLMREVWDTTWWSSTKTLDMHISWLRKKLGDDAANPRYIATVRGVGFRFEKS; encoded by the coding sequence ATGACCCGTGTACTGCTCGCCGAGGACGACGCGTCCATCTCGGAGCCGCTGGCCCGCGCCCTGCGCCGGGAAGGGTACGAGGTCGAGGTGCGTGAGGACGGACCCACCGCGCTCGACGCAGGGATGCAGGGCGGCGTCGACCTGGTCGTACTGGACCTCGGCCTGCCCGGCATGGACGGCCTCGAGGTCGCCCGCCGGCTGCGCTCCGAGGGGCACGCCGTGCCGATCCTCATCCTGACCGCGCGCGCCGACGAGGTGGACACCGTCGTCGGACTCGACGCGGGCGCGGACGACTACGTCACCAAGCCCTTCCGGCTCGCCGAACTCCTCGCCCGGGTACGGGCCCTGCTGCGGCGCGGTGCCGCCGAGCCCGCGCAGCCGCCCGCCACCCACGGGGTGCGCATCGACGTCGAGTCCCACCGTGCCTGGATGGGCGACGAGGAACTCCAGCTGACGGCCAAGGAGTTCGACCTGCTGCGGGTCCTCGTGCGGGACGCGGGCCGGGTCGTCACCCGCGACCAGCTCATGCGCGAGGTCTGGGACACCACGTGGTGGTCGTCCACCAAGACCCTCGACATGCACATCTCCTGGCTGCGCAAGAAGCTCGGCGACGACGCGGCGAACCCCCGCTACATCGCCACCGTGCGCGGTGTGGGCTTCCGCTTCGAGAAGAGCTGA
- a CDS encoding ATP-binding protein, whose product MSTTRPYSPGDRGPEQEPEAGGASGASAGPQVRRLSFDGVSGVVPAARDFARQALYAWGWLPAATADQRAAAEDVLLVVSELVTNACLHAEGPERMVLGCDKKVIRVEVSDRGTGQPAPRTPHRAGRPGGHGMFIVQRLCLDWGVVRTPGLTGKTVWAELGAPA is encoded by the coding sequence ATGAGCACCACCCGGCCCTACTCGCCGGGCGACCGCGGTCCGGAGCAGGAGCCGGAGGCCGGCGGCGCTTCCGGGGCGTCGGCGGGTCCCCAGGTCCGCAGGCTGAGCTTCGACGGCGTGAGCGGGGTCGTCCCTGCGGCCCGCGACTTCGCCCGGCAGGCGCTGTACGCGTGGGGCTGGCTGCCCGCGGCCACCGCCGACCAGCGGGCCGCCGCCGAGGATGTGCTGCTCGTCGTCTCCGAGCTGGTCACCAACGCCTGTCTGCACGCCGAGGGGCCGGAGCGGATGGTGCTGGGCTGCGACAAGAAGGTGATCCGGGTCGAGGTCTCCGACCGCGGCACCGGCCAGCCGGCCCCCCGCACCCCGCACCGCGCGGGGCGCCCCGGCGGCCACGGCATGTTCATCGTCCAGCGCCTCTGCCTCGACTGGGGCGTCGTCCGCACACCGGGCCTGACGGGCAAGACGGTCTGGGCGGAACTGGGCGCCCCGGCCTGA
- a CDS encoding ATP-binding protein encodes MRRRLIQSTLAVVLVVIAVFGVSLVIVESRTISNSAQERVDSEAVRLVGIVDSRLLGSEDVTGEILRDQVTQDRYAVISIPGREPIEVGTRPSGDVIHAEERGEGGETVRVEEPRSTITREVGRTLLIIGLVALLAVVAAVLLAIRQANKLASPLTDLAETAERLGSGDPRPRHKRYGVPELDRVADVLDSSAERIGRMLTAERRLAADASHQLRTPLTALSMRLEEITLTDDPDTVKEEATIALAQVERLTDVVQRLLTNARDPRTGSAVSFDLDEVIQQQLAEWRPAYRSAGRAIVSSGKRHLRAVGTPGAVAQVLAALIENSLMHGGGTVALRTRVTGNQAVIEVTDEGPGVPADLGARIFERTISGRNSTGIGLAVARDLAEADGGRLEMLQAQPPVFGLFLSRTAPQKRTPQDEEPMVR; translated from the coding sequence ATGCGCCGCCGACTGATCCAGTCCACCCTCGCCGTCGTGCTCGTGGTGATCGCCGTCTTCGGCGTGTCCCTCGTGATCGTCGAGAGCCGCACGATCAGCAACAGCGCCCAGGAACGGGTGGATTCCGAGGCGGTGCGGCTCGTCGGCATCGTGGACAGCCGGCTGCTCGGCTCCGAGGACGTCACCGGCGAGATCCTGCGCGACCAGGTCACGCAGGACCGCTACGCCGTGATCAGCATCCCGGGCCGGGAGCCGATCGAGGTCGGCACCCGGCCGAGCGGTGACGTCATCCACGCCGAGGAGCGGGGGGAGGGCGGTGAGACCGTCCGGGTCGAGGAGCCCCGCTCCACGATCACCCGCGAGGTCGGGCGCACGCTGCTGATCATCGGCCTGGTGGCGCTGCTCGCGGTCGTCGCGGCGGTCCTGCTGGCCATCCGCCAGGCCAACAAGCTCGCCTCCCCGCTCACCGACCTCGCGGAGACCGCCGAACGCCTCGGCTCGGGCGACCCGCGCCCCCGCCACAAGCGCTACGGCGTCCCGGAACTCGACCGGGTGGCGGACGTGCTGGACTCCTCCGCGGAACGCATCGGCCGCATGCTCACCGCCGAGCGCCGTCTCGCCGCCGACGCCTCCCACCAGCTCCGCACCCCTTTGACAGCCCTGTCGATGCGGCTGGAGGAGATCACCCTCACCGACGACCCCGACACGGTGAAGGAGGAGGCGACGATCGCGCTGGCGCAGGTGGAACGCCTCACGGACGTCGTGCAGCGCCTGCTGACCAACGCCCGCGACCCGCGCACCGGCTCCGCCGTCTCCTTCGACCTCGACGAGGTCATCCAGCAGCAGCTCGCCGAGTGGCGCCCCGCCTACCGCAGCGCGGGCCGGGCCATCGTCAGCTCCGGCAAGCGCCATCTGCGGGCCGTGGGCACGCCGGGCGCGGTCGCCCAGGTCCTCGCCGCGCTGATCGAGAACTCCCTCATGCACGGCGGCGGCACGGTCGCCCTGCGCACCCGGGTCACCGGCAACCAGGCGGTCATCGAGGTCACCGACGAGGGCCCCGGCGTCCCCGCCGACCTCGGCGCCCGCATCTTCGAACGCACGATCAGCGGCCGCAACTCCACGGGCATCGGCCTCGCGGTGGCCCGCGACCTCGCCGAGGCCGACGGCGGCCGCCTGGAAATGCTCCAGGCCCAACCCCCGGTCTTCGGCCTCTTCCTCTCCCGCACGGCCCCCCAGAAGAGAACCCCCCAGGACGAGGAACCGATGGTCAGGTAG
- a CDS encoding ricin-type beta-trefoil lectin domain protein, producing the protein MVRADGDSGEDPTACGDSDARLTDLLRGAPARAHPALRALRARHEPAVLAYARLCTTSEPAARRLAAEAFTLTARETARGSEPGGAWLHRLLLRVGRVAADWARDDRASGLDAGLLLVLNTARAPGGPVPPLLTAFHSLPPRAQGLIWYAVVERETPARVAVLLGLTPEDVSYGTAPALHSLAGAALRLRLAVSDDPRCGDFRRLIEESVRPEGARRSPDLEAHRAHCPHCATAYEEQRALRDAPRTALAEGLLPWGGTAYVREEREPAGVVVRKPTRRLPRPLILASVVAGVALIPLWLVLMPSDDTGAPTGAAAAAPSTAPQVTVTATVSVPAPTPAPSSESPSPSATASPSRTSARPAPTPTPSPTRAPGGTYAQVVNVATGRCLEVAGDFDNGTDVVTVPCTSSPSQRWRVDAGRGVLQSAADTDFCLDSRGSVDKGVGVWQCASVEGDNGDNLRFTVDADGTIRPRIAILTGLTADPGGGVSLEPLDEDGDQRWRAGAR; encoded by the coding sequence GTGGTCCGTGCGGATGGAGACAGCGGCGAGGATCCCACCGCTTGCGGTGATTCCGACGCCCGTCTGACGGACCTGCTGCGCGGGGCGCCCGCACGCGCCCACCCGGCGCTGCGCGCGCTCCGTGCCCGTCACGAACCCGCCGTCCTGGCCTACGCGCGCCTCTGCACGACGAGCGAACCGGCCGCGCGCCGGCTGGCCGCGGAGGCCTTCACCCTCACCGCCCGCGAGACCGCGCGCGGCAGCGAACCGGGCGGCGCCTGGCTCCACCGGCTGCTGTTGCGGGTGGGGCGGGTGGCGGCGGACTGGGCCCGGGACGACCGGGCGAGCGGCCTGGACGCGGGCCTGCTGCTGGTCCTCAACACGGCTCGGGCCCCCGGCGGACCGGTGCCTCCCCTGCTGACCGCCTTCCACTCCCTCCCGCCCCGCGCGCAGGGCCTGATCTGGTACGCGGTGGTGGAGCGGGAGACGCCGGCGCGCGTCGCCGTACTCCTCGGCCTGACCCCCGAGGACGTGTCGTACGGGACGGCCCCCGCCCTGCACTCCCTGGCCGGGGCGGCTCTGCGCCTGCGCCTCGCCGTGTCCGACGACCCGCGTTGCGGGGACTTCCGGCGGCTGATCGAGGAGTCCGTACGACCGGAGGGTGCCCGGCGCAGCCCCGATCTGGAGGCCCACCGGGCGCACTGCCCGCACTGCGCGACGGCGTACGAGGAGCAGCGCGCGCTGCGGGACGCGCCGCGCACGGCGCTGGCGGAGGGGTTGTTGCCCTGGGGCGGGACGGCGTACGTGAGGGAGGAGCGGGAGCCGGCGGGCGTGGTGGTCCGGAAGCCGACACGGCGGCTTCCGCGCCCGTTGATCCTGGCCTCGGTGGTGGCAGGCGTGGCGCTGATACCCCTCTGGCTGGTCCTGATGCCCTCGGACGACACGGGAGCCCCGACGGGCGCGGCGGCGGCCGCCCCGTCGACGGCCCCTCAGGTGACGGTGACAGCGACGGTGTCGGTGCCGGCGCCCACTCCCGCACCGAGCAGCGAGTCGCCCTCGCCGAGCGCGACTGCGTCCCCCTCCCGCACGAGCGCCCGGCCGGCCCCGACCCCCACCCCGTCCCCGACGCGGGCGCCGGGTGGGACGTACGCCCAGGTCGTGAACGTCGCGACGGGCCGCTGTCTGGAGGTGGCGGGGGACTTCGACAACGGCACGGACGTGGTGACGGTGCCGTGTACGTCCTCGCCGAGCCAGCGGTGGCGGGTGGACGCGGGGCGGGGAGTGCTCCAGTCGGCCGCCGACACCGACTTCTGCCTGGACAGCCGGGGCTCGGTGGACAAGGGGGTCGGTGTCTGGCAGTGCGCCTCGGTGGAGGGCGACAACGGCGACAACCTCCGCTTCACCGTGGACGCCGACGGGACGATCCGCCCACGGATCGCGATCCTGACGGGGCTGACCGCGGACCCGGGCGGCGGGGTGTCGCTGGAGCCGCTGGACGAGGACGGGGACCAGCGGTGGCGGGCGGGCGCGCGGTGA
- a CDS encoding STAS domain-containing protein: protein MDRGTVGSAQSGRLLVEVREEGSSAVVTPAGELDHHTADLLREPLEECLSRGLSRLVVDCSRLEFCDSTGLNVLLGARLKAEAAGGGVHLAGMQPVVARVFEITGADAVFTVHDTLAAALADEDG from the coding sequence ATGGACCGCGGGACGGTCGGCAGCGCACAGTCGGGCCGGCTTCTGGTCGAGGTGCGGGAAGAGGGCTCCAGCGCCGTCGTGACTCCGGCGGGTGAGCTGGACCACCACACCGCCGATCTGTTGCGCGAGCCACTCGAAGAGTGCCTCTCCAGGGGGCTCAGCAGGCTGGTCGTGGACTGCTCACGGCTGGAGTTCTGCGACTCCACCGGGCTGAACGTCCTCCTCGGTGCCCGGCTGAAGGCCGAGGCGGCCGGGGGAGGGGTCCATCTGGCGGGGATGCAGCCCGTGGTGGCCCGGGTCTTCGAGATCACCGGGGCGGACGCGGTCTTCACCGTGCACGACACCCTCGCGGCGGCGCTCGCCGACGAGGACGGCTGA
- a CDS encoding oligopeptide:H+ symporter: protein MASSLTKDSVRPATPGSGKTFFGHPRGLATLFMTEMWERFSYYGMKALLPLYLVAPGGLHLSAATATAIYSVYLSLVYLLALPGGWFADRVLGPRRTVAVAGAVIMLGHLTLALPSAGTFYAGLGLVAVGSGLLKANISTMVGHLYEGPDDPRRDGGFTVFYIGINLGAFAAPLVIGTVGENVNWHLGFALAALGMALGLAQFLLGSRHLSAHSDVVPTPMSAAEKTATLRKAGLWAAVAAVFYTVVVVSGHYTLNWLLVPITIAGLVIPVMVIGRIKRDKDLDRAEQSKMSAYIWFFVAAAVFWMIYDQGGSTVSLFADSSADNTVLGWEFPVSWYQSVNPVMIMALAPVFAWAWLALARRGKEPSTAVKFAMGLVLIGASFFLFLAPLAIADGGHKAAAMWLVAIYFVQTVGELTLSPVGLSVTTKMAPAKYASQMMGVWFLAVTAGDATTGLLSIAGVDLNRTGIVALQAVLALIAGAAVWMYRKRVRELMGDVH from the coding sequence ATGGCGTCCAGCCTGACGAAGGACTCGGTCCGTCCGGCCACCCCCGGCTCCGGGAAGACCTTCTTCGGCCACCCCCGCGGACTGGCCACCCTCTTCATGACCGAGATGTGGGAGCGCTTCTCCTACTACGGCATGAAGGCCCTGCTCCCGCTGTACCTGGTGGCCCCGGGCGGCCTGCACCTGAGCGCGGCCACCGCGACCGCGATCTACTCGGTGTACCTGTCGCTCGTGTACCTGCTCGCCCTGCCCGGCGGCTGGTTCGCGGACCGTGTCCTCGGCCCCCGCAGGACCGTCGCCGTCGCCGGCGCGGTCATCATGCTCGGCCACCTCACCCTGGCCCTGCCCAGCGCCGGCACCTTCTACGCGGGCCTCGGGCTCGTCGCGGTCGGCTCCGGTCTGCTGAAGGCCAACATCTCCACGATGGTCGGCCACCTCTACGAGGGCCCGGACGACCCGCGCCGCGACGGTGGCTTCACCGTCTTCTACATCGGCATCAACCTGGGCGCCTTCGCCGCCCCGCTGGTCATCGGCACCGTCGGTGAGAACGTCAACTGGCACCTGGGGTTCGCGCTCGCCGCCCTCGGCATGGCGCTGGGTCTCGCCCAGTTCCTGCTCGGCAGCCGTCACCTGAGCGCGCACTCGGACGTCGTACCGACCCCGATGAGCGCCGCGGAGAAGACCGCGACCCTGCGCAAGGCCGGTCTGTGGGCCGCCGTCGCCGCCGTCTTCTACACGGTCGTGGTCGTCTCCGGCCACTACACCCTGAACTGGCTGCTGGTCCCGATCACCATCGCCGGTCTGGTCATCCCGGTCATGGTCATCGGCCGTATCAAGCGGGACAAGGACCTGGACCGCGCCGAGCAGTCGAAGATGTCCGCGTACATCTGGTTCTTCGTGGCCGCGGCCGTGTTCTGGATGATCTACGACCAGGGCGGTTCGACCGTGTCCCTGTTCGCGGACTCCTCCGCCGACAACACCGTCCTCGGCTGGGAGTTCCCGGTCTCCTGGTACCAGTCGGTCAACCCGGTCATGATCATGGCGCTGGCGCCGGTCTTCGCCTGGGCCTGGCTGGCGCTGGCGCGGCGCGGCAAGGAGCCGAGCACCGCGGTGAAGTTCGCGATGGGCCTGGTCCTGATCGGCGCGTCCTTCTTCCTGTTCCTCGCCCCGCTGGCGATCGCCGACGGCGGTCACAAGGCGGCCGCGATGTGGCTGGTGGCGATCTACTTCGTGCAGACCGTGGGTGAGCTGACGCTGTCGCCGGTGGGTCTGTCGGTCACCACGAAGATGGCGCCCGCGAAGTATGCCTCGCAGATGATGGGTGTCTGGTTCCTCGCGGTCACCGCGGGTGACGCGACCACGGGTCTGCTGTCCATCGCCGGGGTCGACCTGAACAGGACGGGGATCGTCGCCCTTCAGGCGGTGCTCGCGCTGATCGCCGGTGCGGCGGTGTGGATGTACCGGAAGAGGGTGCGGGAACTGATGGGCGACGTTCACTGA
- a CDS encoding RNA polymerase sigma factor SigF, which produces MSPRLDASRTPTATSTPPPAQEHLDPIAELPGPRHSDETPPYDELIPPHEEIGQIGAVDARALSRTLFERLESLEEGTHAFSYVRNTLVELNLALVKFAASRFRSRSEPMEDIIQVGTIGLIKAIDRFDLSRGVEFPTFAMPTIVGEIKRFFRDTSWSVRVPRRLQELRLDLAKAGDELAQKLDRAPTVAELAERLGITNEEVVEGMAASNAYTASSLDAQPEEDDTEGALADRIGYEDHGLEGIEYVESLKPLIAELPPRERQILSLRFVAGMTQSEIGEELGISQMHVSRLLSRTLVRLREGLTVEE; this is translated from the coding sequence ATGTCACCCCGGCTCGACGCATCGCGTACCCCGACTGCGACGTCGACACCCCCACCGGCACAGGAACATCTGGATCCCATCGCGGAGCTCCCCGGTCCCCGTCACTCCGACGAGACCCCTCCGTACGACGAACTGATCCCCCCGCACGAGGAGATCGGACAGATCGGCGCCGTCGACGCACGGGCGCTGTCCAGGACGCTGTTCGAGCGGCTGGAGTCCCTCGAGGAGGGCACGCACGCCTTCTCGTACGTCCGCAACACCCTCGTCGAACTCAACCTCGCCCTCGTGAAGTTCGCCGCCTCCCGCTTCCGCTCGCGCAGCGAGCCGATGGAGGACATCATCCAGGTCGGCACGATCGGCCTGATCAAGGCGATCGACCGGTTCGACCTGTCCCGGGGCGTGGAGTTCCCCACGTTCGCGATGCCGACGATCGTCGGCGAGATCAAGCGTTTCTTCCGCGACACGTCGTGGTCCGTCCGCGTCCCGCGCCGGCTCCAGGAGCTGCGGCTCGACCTGGCCAAGGCGGGCGACGAACTCGCCCAGAAGCTCGACCGCGCCCCCACCGTGGCAGAGCTGGCGGAACGTCTCGGCATCACGAACGAGGAGGTCGTGGAGGGCATGGCGGCCTCCAACGCCTACACCGCCTCCTCCCTGGACGCCCAGCCCGAGGAGGACGACACGGAGGGCGCCCTCGCCGACCGCATCGGCTACGAGGACCACGGGCTCGAAGGCATCGAGTACGTCGAGTCGTTGAAACCCCTGATCGCCGAACTCCCGCCGCGCGAACGCCAGATCCTCTCCCTCCGCTTCGTCGCGGGCATGACCCAGTCGGAGATCGGCGAGGAGCTGGGGATCTCGCAGATGCACGTGTCCCGTCTGCTGTCCCGGACGCTGGTGCGGCTGCGGGAGGGCCTGACGGTCGAGGAGTAG
- a CDS encoding LPXTG cell wall anchor domain-containing protein — MSNRKRSAALVTAAALAGAAVWMSAPVATAEVVDVNYSCKTPIGDKSAVSPIDIKGVKSGSGYKITMSWQKGVSSSPVELGAGSMKPSATIKLGGADSGTMTVTGAANQAAIPENTPIKINDLSGTYTPKKTGKVTFTAGILTIKALGTTTTCTPTNSPGPSLTLDVTASGGGSGGSGGSSSDGGSGDELPQTGPEDSAIALGTLGGTVLLAGAAGVLWLTRRNQRPTH; from the coding sequence GTGTCGAACCGGAAGCGAAGCGCCGCGCTCGTGACGGCCGCGGCCCTGGCCGGGGCGGCGGTCTGGATGTCCGCCCCCGTGGCCACGGCCGAGGTCGTCGACGTCAACTACTCCTGCAAGACGCCCATCGGTGACAAGAGCGCGGTCTCGCCGATCGACATCAAGGGCGTCAAGAGCGGCAGCGGCTACAAGATCACGATGTCCTGGCAGAAAGGCGTCTCCTCCAGCCCGGTGGAGCTCGGCGCCGGTTCGATGAAACCGAGCGCCACCATCAAGCTGGGCGGCGCCGACAGCGGCACGATGACCGTCACCGGCGCCGCCAACCAGGCCGCGATCCCCGAGAACACCCCCATCAAGATCAACGATCTGAGCGGCACGTACACCCCGAAGAAGACCGGCAAGGTCACCTTCACGGCCGGGATCCTCACCATCAAGGCGCTCGGTACGACCACCACCTGCACCCCCACCAACAGCCCCGGCCCCTCCCTCACCCTCGACGTCACCGCGTCGGGCGGCGGAAGCGGAGGCAGCGGAGGAAGCAGCAGTGACGGCGGCAGCGGTGACGAGCTCCCGCAGACCGGCCCCGAGGACTCGGCGATCGCCCTCGGCACCCTCGGCGGAACCGTCCTGCTCGCGGGCGCGGCAGGCGTCCTGTGGCTGACCCGGCGGAACCAGCGGCCCACCCACTGA